A genomic stretch from Bradyrhizobium quebecense includes:
- a CDS encoding type II toxin-antitoxin system ParD family antitoxin yields MTDELSEFVKTKVASGRYTSASEVVREALRIMEQTEEARLAFLRNAWAAGQASGDAGPADFAEIKAQGRARLKAAGK; encoded by the coding sequence TTGACCGACGAGTTGAGCGAGTTCGTCAAAACCAAGGTTGCGAGCGGCCGTTACACCTCGGCAAGCGAGGTCGTGCGGGAGGCGCTGCGGATCATGGAGCAGACGGAAGAGGCGCGATTGGCATTCCTTCGCAATGCCTGGGCCGCGGGGCAGGCGAGTGGCGACGCGGGTCCGGCTGACTTTGCCGAAATCAAGGCGCAGGGACGGGCCCGGTTGAAGGCAGCGGGCAAGTAA